The following are from one region of the bacterium genome:
- a CDS encoding ROK family protein, protein MLERHVIGVDLGATNISAGRIESGKIEDWVEFPISTDKEENVIIQEVISAIEKVRTSSTKAIGIGVPSVVDTEKGIVFDVQNIPSWKEVHLKEIIENVFNVAAHINNDANCFVMGEKYFGEAKKFSNIVGLTLGSGLGGGIIINNSLYEGKNCGAGEFGSLPYLDGILENYCSGQFFLRAYDKSGKDMFTLAKNGDDIALKSFKEFGYHIGNAILNVMYTFDPQAIILGGSIADAFNYFKETMFETIETFPYRKSVENIVVKKSEQKNITVLGAAALCMNGKL, encoded by the coding sequence ATGCTTGAAAGACATGTAATCGGGGTAGATCTTGGTGCTACAAATATTTCTGCGGGTAGAATTGAATCAGGGAAAATTGAAGATTGGGTTGAATTTCCCATATCAACGGACAAAGAAGAGAACGTAATAATTCAGGAAGTAATAAGTGCAATTGAAAAAGTACGTACTTCTTCAACTAAGGCAATCGGTATTGGAGTACCAAGTGTTGTAGACACTGAAAAAGGCATCGTGTTTGATGTACAGAACATTCCTTCATGGAAAGAAGTGCATTTAAAAGAAATTATTGAAAATGTTTTTAATGTTGCTGCCCATATTAATAATGATGCTAATTGTTTTGTTATGGGAGAAAAGTATTTTGGAGAAGCAAAAAAATTCAGCAATATAGTCGGCCTTACCCTGGGATCAGGACTTGGCGGCGGTATTATTATAAACAACTCTCTTTATGAGGGTAAAAACTGCGGTGCAGGTGAATTTGGTTCTCTGCCGTACCTTGACGGTATTCTTGAAAACTACTGCAGCGGACAATTCTTTTTAAGAGCTTATGATAAAAGCGGCAAGGATATGTTTACTCTTGCAAAAAACGGAGATGATATTGCACTGAAGTCTTTTAAAGAATTCGGATATCATATAGGAAATGCCATATTAAATGTAATGTATACTTTTGACCCTCAGGCAATAATACTTGGCGGTTCAATAGCAGATGCATTCAATTATTTTAAGGAAACAATGTTTGAAACAATAGAGACATTTCCGTATCGAAAATCGGTGGAAAATATTGTTGTTAAAAAATCAGAACAAAAAAATATTACTGTTCTCGGTGCAGCGGCTTTGTGCATGAATGGAAAACTTTAA
- a CDS encoding sugar MFS transporter — MKRNYFIVLLIFFVFAVISFLTNILNPLIPDVKTSFHLTNTMAGFLPFAFFIAYGVMSIPAGMMVERYTQKTMMVIPFLLAGIAALLFVFFPGFPVYLITLFTIGAGMAMLQVTINPLLRVSGGEEHFAVTSVIAQLFFGGASYLGPQLYSSLVTKLDSQPLTSGPIIRIFHNIVPSDLPWISLYWIFAVVTFIMAVIISLLRIPKIELKDDEKAGAWQTHKKLFKNKYVILYFIGIFAYVGSEQGIGNWISQFLSVYHGYNPQTTGADAVSWFWGLLTLGCVLGILLLKLFDSRYILIGAASLAIASLTVAITGNGSVARIAFPLIGFFASVMWSIIFSLALNSVKEHHGSFAGILCTAIIGGAIVPLIIGSIADLVNLKVGMTVLYITFGYILSIGIWSKPIIKNKTIFDKN, encoded by the coding sequence ATGAAAAGAAATTACTTTATTGTGCTGTTGATATTTTTTGTATTTGCCGTTATATCGTTTCTTACAAACATATTAAACCCATTGATTCCGGATGTGAAGACTAGTTTTCATCTCACTAACACAATGGCAGGTTTTTTGCCTTTTGCATTTTTTATTGCTTACGGTGTGATGTCAATACCTGCAGGAATGATGGTTGAAAGATATACACAAAAAACAATGATGGTAATACCTTTTCTGCTTGCCGGAATAGCAGCTCTGCTTTTTGTGTTTTTCCCGGGATTTCCTGTATATCTGATTACACTTTTTACAATTGGAGCTGGAATGGCAATGCTCCAGGTTACAATTAATCCCCTTTTAAGAGTTTCCGGCGGTGAAGAACATTTTGCAGTCACATCGGTTATTGCACAGCTTTTTTTTGGCGGTGCATCATATCTTGGGCCTCAGCTCTATTCATCTCTTGTAACAAAACTTGACAGCCAGCCTCTAACTTCAGGGCCAATCATCAGGATATTCCATAATATTGTACCTTCAGACTTGCCGTGGATTTCTCTTTATTGGATATTTGCAGTAGTTACGTTTATTATGGCTGTTATCATTTCATTATTAAGAATACCGAAAATAGAGCTAAAGGATGATGAAAAAGCCGGAGCATGGCAAACACATAAAAAACTTTTTAAAAACAAGTATGTAATTCTCTATTTTATAGGAATCTTTGCTTATGTAGGATCTGAACAGGGTATAGGCAACTGGATTTCGCAGTTTCTGTCTGTTTACCACGGTTACAATCCCCAGACAACAGGGGCTGATGCAGTATCGTGGTTTTGGGGGCTTCTGACTTTGGGCTGTGTACTGGGCATACTTCTGTTAAAGTTATTTGACAGCAGATACATACTGATTGGTGCTGCTTCACTCGCCATAGCGTCACTAACTGTTGCTATTACAGGGAACGGCAGCGTAGCGAGAATCGCATTCCCTTTAATAGGATTCTTTGCATCAGTCATGTGGTCAATAATTTTTTCGCTTGCTTTAAATTCAGTAAAAGAGCACCATGGCTCTTTTGCAGGCATTTTATGTACTGCAATAATAGGGGGTGCTATTGTACCTCTGATAATCGGGTCTATAGCTGACCTTGTTAATTTGAAAGTGGGAATGACTGTGCTCTATATAACCTTCGGTTATATCTTAAGCATAGGAATATGGTCAAAACCAATCATAAAAAACAAAACAATTTTTGATAAAAATTAA